In Chitinophaga sp. H8, a single genomic region encodes these proteins:
- a CDS encoding multidrug effflux MFS transporter: MTNKRYFYLILILGTLTALGPFSIDMYLPGFPAIAKELQTTVAGVGLSLSSFFIGISAGQLLYGPLLDRFGRKKPLYIGLTLYILASLGCMTVHTIDALVALRFVQAIGSCAAAVASIAMVRDLFPVKDNAKVFSLLMLVVGVSPMIAPTVGGYVTAALGWQAIFLILAIMGALILCAVIFWLPESYQPDPTFSLKPKPIINNFLSVIREPQFYTYVFTGAIAFSGLFAYVSGSPLVFMDIFQVSEKTYGWIFAFLSVGFIGSSQVNSLLLRKYKSEQIVLIALICQALTGIVFLLGMINGLLGLGGTIALLFVFLCCLGFANPNAAALSLAPFSKQAGSASSLMGALQMGLGALASVGVSLFNAKSAVPMVAIMAGSATLALVVLITGRRTITAPVTASEKSAGVIH, from the coding sequence ATGACGAACAAGCGATATTTCTATCTGATACTGATACTGGGTACATTAACTGCATTAGGTCCATTTTCCATTGATATGTATCTGCCTGGCTTCCCGGCCATCGCAAAAGAATTGCAAACTACCGTTGCCGGTGTAGGGCTTTCCTTATCCAGCTTTTTTATTGGCATTTCGGCAGGACAGCTGTTGTATGGTCCGTTATTAGATCGTTTCGGCCGTAAGAAACCATTATATATTGGGCTAACACTTTATATCCTGGCATCGCTGGGGTGTATGACAGTACATACTATTGACGCACTTGTTGCGCTACGTTTTGTACAAGCCATTGGGAGTTGTGCTGCAGCAGTAGCTTCTATTGCCATGGTACGCGACCTGTTTCCTGTAAAAGATAATGCCAAGGTATTTTCCCTGCTGATGCTGGTAGTAGGTGTTTCACCTATGATAGCTCCTACTGTGGGTGGCTATGTAACAGCCGCATTAGGATGGCAGGCCATATTCCTGATCCTGGCCATTATGGGCGCCCTCATTCTTTGTGCCGTTATTTTCTGGTTGCCCGAAAGTTATCAGCCCGATCCAACTTTTTCTTTAAAGCCAAAACCGATTATTAACAACTTCCTTTCAGTGATCCGGGAGCCACAGTTTTATACCTATGTATTTACCGGCGCTATTGCCTTCTCCGGATTGTTTGCTTACGTTTCCGGCTCTCCACTGGTATTTATGGATATTTTCCAGGTAAGTGAAAAAACGTATGGATGGATATTTGCCTTCCTGTCTGTAGGATTTATTGGGTCCAGCCAGGTAAACAGTCTTTTACTGCGGAAATATAAAAGTGAGCAAATTGTATTAATAGCATTGATCTGCCAGGCGCTGACAGGAATTGTTTTCCTACTGGGTATGATAAATGGGTTATTGGGGCTGGGAGGTACCATTGCCCTATTGTTTGTTTTCCTGTGTTGTCTGGGCTTTGCGAATCCTAATGCTGCAGCACTTTCGCTGGCCCCCTTTTCAAAGCAGGCAGGCAGTGCCTCTTCTTTGATGGGCGCCTTGCAAATGGGACTGGGGGCATTGGCCTCTGTGGGCGTGAGTCTGTTTAATGCCAAATCTGCCGTACCGATGGTAGCCATTATGGCCGGATCGGCTACACTGGCATTAGTAGTATTGATAACAGGACGTC